The Desulfuromonadales bacterium nucleotide sequence GCCATCGAGATCGCGCAGGGTGGGGAAGTGGGCGATCTTGCTCGCCATCTCGACGCGGCGCTCGTCCTTGCGGGCGACCTCGCGTGTGCACAGGAAGGCCAGGGCCTCGCGCAGGGTGAGGTCGCTGCGGGCGGCCTCGTCCAACAGGCTGTCGAGCTGGTCGCGGATCGCGGTCAGCTTGAGCCGGGTCAGCATCTCGATGAGTGCCTCATGGTCGACCATCACCAGCCTCCCCCGACCAGCTGCTCGTAGTCGCGCAGCGGCCGCAGCAGGTCGGCGACCGGTGGCGCCTCGGGCGACGGCGCCGCAGGCGCCGCCGGCCGGACCGTCGAGACGCCGGCGAAGTGGCCCGGCTCGACCAGCCGCTGGCGCCGGCCCGCAGCCTCCGAATGGACCGCCACCTCCAGCCCGCCGTGGTGGATGCTGACCCGGCCGCCGGCGACCACCGCCCGCACCGTCTCGCCGATCAGCCGCCAGGGCACGCTGTAGGCGTTGGTGTCGACCTCGACGCAGCAGTCCGACCCGACCCGTCGGATCAGATCGCGGATCTGCTGGAACGGCGGCCGGCCGTCGAGCGGCCGCAGGGCGCCGGCCTCCTCGCGCCGGAACCGCTCGATCGGGGGCTCCCCCGTCGTCCCGTGCGCCCGAAGGTCAGCCACCTCGCGCATCCACCAGGCCAGATGGGCCTCGAGCGCAGCCCAGCCGGCGAAGTCATGCCCGGCGATCGCGTTGCGCTTGACATAGCCGACGCCGCGCTCGTCCTTCCCCTTGGTCCGCGCCCGATAGGGGGCGCAGGCCCGCGGCCTGAAGCCCCAGTACCGGGCGAAGGCGCGCAGACGCTCGTTGAAGCGGACCTCGCGGGTCGCAGCGTCGTGGTGGTCGACCAGCGCCCGCGCATTGTCGAACAGCACCTCCTGCGGGATGCCGCCGAAGTGGCCAAAGGCCCCCTCGATGCCGTCGAACCAGGCCGACTGCCGCTCATGCCGGAAGGCCCGCACGTAGCAGCGGCGCGAGTGGCCCAGCGTCGCCACGAAGAGGTGAAGCCGCGCCCCCTCGCCGCCGACCGTCACCCGCAGCTCCCCGAAGTCGACCTGCAGCTGCCGGCCCGGCGGCGTCTCGAACCGCACCGTCGCCCGCGCCTCTGCCCGCAGCCTCTGGCGCAGGTGCGCCACCGCCCGCTCCACCGTCCGCAGGCTCACCCTCACGCCGTGCTCGCGCTCCAGGTCCTGCCGCACCACGTCGGCGTTGCCACGGTGCCGCAGGAACCGCTCCTCCAGCCAGTTCTCAAGGCCACCGAGCAGCCGCACCCGTCGGGGCGTCCGGTACCCCGCCCACCCCTCCTGCTCGACATAGCGCCTCACCGTGTTCCGGCTGCAGCCGAACTCCGCCGCGATCCGCTTCAAAC carries:
- the istA gene encoding IS21 family transposase, whose product is MTAGSSTSSPRLERQRGEEMRTPDEVTAMLRLRALGWGLKRIAAEFGCSRNTVRRYVEQEGWAGYRTPRRVRLLGGLENWLEERFLRHRGNADVVRQDLEREHGVRVSLRTVERAVAHLRQRLRAEARATVRFETPPGRQLQVDFGELRVTVGGEGARLHLFVATLGHSRRCYVRAFRHERQSAWFDGIEGAFGHFGGIPQEVLFDNARALVDHHDAATREVRFNERLRAFARYWGFRPRACAPYRARTKGKDERGVGYVKRNAIAGHDFAGWAALEAHLAWWMREVADLRAHGTTGEPPIERFRREEAGALRPLDGRPPFQQIRDLIRRVGSDCCVEVDTNAYSVPWRLIGETVRAVVAGGRVSIHHGGLEVAVHSEAAGRRQRLVEPGHFAGVSTVRPAAPAAPSPEAPPVADLLRPLRDYEQLVGGGW